From one Tsukamurella tyrosinosolvens genomic stretch:
- a CDS encoding cytidine deaminase, protein MPDIDWEALRRTAVDAMGRAYAPYSKYPVGAAAVTDDGRVVSGCNVENVSYGLTLCAECGLVGALHSTGGGRLLAFTCTNANGDVLLPCGRCRQLLYEHGGGELLIDHRAGPVPLSRLLPDAFGPDDMDEVIR, encoded by the coding sequence GTGCCCGACATCGACTGGGAGGCATTGCGGCGCACCGCCGTCGACGCCATGGGGCGCGCCTATGCGCCCTATTCGAAGTACCCCGTGGGGGCGGCCGCCGTGACCGACGACGGCCGCGTCGTGTCCGGATGCAATGTGGAGAATGTCTCATACGGGCTGACCCTCTGCGCGGAGTGCGGCCTCGTGGGCGCACTCCATTCCACGGGAGGCGGGCGCCTGCTCGCCTTCACGTGCACCAATGCCAACGGCGACGTCCTGCTGCCCTGCGGGCGGTGCCGGCAGCTGCTCTACGAACACGGCGGCGGCGAGCTCCTGATCGACCACCGCGCCGGCCCGGTGCCCCTGAGCCGGCTGCTGCCCGACGCCTTCGGGCCCGACGACATGGATGAGGTAATCCGATGA
- a CDS encoding DUF4097 family beta strand repeat-containing protein produces MPTFPTPEPIDLAINLQVGDIDVIATDRTDTVVTVTPSSPNKAADRRGADATRVEFDGGRLTVVGPKPKLGLMSFIGATESVDVTVELPAGSRFTAESAVGSVRTEGRLAATRIKATTGTVELDTTGDLWLRAGHGNATAGTVDGTAEITADHGQIRIDSIARDAVLKASHGSIRIGETSGGVEANLSYGDLDIDRATSSVSAKTAYGAITLNEVSDGVIDLESSYGKLTVGVAEGVPAWLDLSSKEGRVRNHLDENLPDSITGDHVAVRARAKFGDIDIRRAR; encoded by the coding sequence ATGCCCACTTTCCCCACCCCCGAGCCCATCGACCTCGCCATCAACCTGCAGGTCGGCGACATCGACGTGATCGCGACCGACCGCACGGACACCGTGGTGACCGTGACCCCGAGCTCCCCGAACAAGGCGGCGGACCGGCGCGGTGCGGACGCGACCCGCGTCGAGTTCGACGGTGGCCGGCTCACCGTCGTCGGCCCCAAGCCCAAGCTCGGCCTCATGAGCTTCATCGGTGCGACCGAATCGGTCGACGTCACCGTCGAGCTGCCCGCGGGCTCCCGGTTCACCGCGGAGAGCGCCGTCGGCAGCGTCCGCACCGAGGGCCGCCTGGCCGCCACCCGCATCAAGGCGACCACCGGCACCGTCGAGCTGGATACGACCGGCGACCTGTGGCTGCGCGCCGGGCACGGGAACGCCACCGCCGGCACCGTGGACGGGACCGCCGAGATCACCGCCGACCACGGCCAGATCCGCATCGACTCGATCGCCCGTGACGCCGTGCTCAAGGCCTCCCACGGCAGCATCCGCATCGGCGAGACGAGCGGCGGCGTCGAGGCGAACCTGTCCTACGGCGATCTCGACATCGACCGCGCCACCTCGTCGGTCAGCGCCAAGACCGCCTACGGCGCCATCACGCTGAACGAGGTCTCGGACGGCGTCATCGACCTCGAGAGCAGCTACGGCAAGCTCACCGTCGGTGTGGCGGAAGGCGTTCCGGCCTGGCTCGACCTCTCCTCCAAGGAGGGCCGCGTCCGCAACCACCTCGACGAGAACCTCCCCGACTCCATCACCGGCGACCACGTCGCCGTCCGCGCCCGGGCCAAGTTCGGCGACATCGACATCCGGCGCGCCCGCTGA
- the sdhA gene encoding succinate dehydrogenase flavoprotein subunit, with translation MQEHRYDVVIIGAGGAGMRAAIEAGPRARTAVLTKLYPTRSHTGAAQGGMCASLANVEEDNWEWHTFDTVKGGDYIVDQDAAEIMAKEAIDAVLDLEKMGLPFNRTPEGKIDQRRFGGHTRDHGKAPVRRACYAADRTGHMILQTLYQNCVKHDVEFFNEFYVLDIALTETENGPVATGAVAYELATGEIHVFHAKAIIFATGGSGRMYKTTSNAHTLTGDGMGIVFRKGLPLEDMEFHQFHPTGLAGLGILITEGVRGEGGILRNVDGERFMERYAPTIKDLAPRDIVARSMVLEVLEGRGAGPNKDYVLLDVTHIPEETLMAKLPDIMEFSRTYLGVDPVTELVPVYPTCHYVMGGIPTNIHGEVLRDNDTVVPGLYAAGECACVSVHGANRLGTNSLLDINVFGRRSGIAAAEYAKTHDFVPLPENPSEMVENWVAAMLSDHGNENVMAIRTELQQTMDNNAAVFRTEKTLSQALEDVRALKKRYEHVTVTDKGTRFNSDLLEAIELGFLLELAEVTVVGALNRKETRGGHAREDYPNRDDENYMVHTMAYKEGEGLEAGIRLDTKPVVQTRYEPMERKY, from the coding sequence ATGCAGGAACATCGTTACGACGTGGTGATCATCGGCGCCGGCGGCGCCGGTATGCGCGCGGCCATCGAGGCCGGGCCGCGCGCCCGCACCGCCGTGCTCACCAAGCTCTACCCCACCCGCTCCCACACCGGCGCGGCGCAGGGCGGCATGTGCGCCTCGCTGGCCAACGTCGAGGAGGACAACTGGGAGTGGCACACCTTCGACACGGTCAAGGGCGGCGACTACATCGTCGACCAGGACGCCGCGGAGATCATGGCCAAGGAGGCCATCGACGCGGTGCTCGACCTGGAGAAGATGGGCCTGCCGTTCAACCGCACGCCCGAGGGCAAGATCGACCAGCGCCGCTTCGGCGGACACACCCGCGATCACGGCAAGGCCCCCGTGCGCCGCGCCTGTTACGCCGCGGACCGCACCGGCCACATGATCCTGCAGACGCTGTACCAGAACTGCGTCAAGCACGACGTGGAGTTCTTCAACGAGTTCTACGTCCTCGACATCGCGCTGACGGAGACCGAGAACGGCCCCGTCGCGACGGGCGCCGTCGCCTACGAGCTGGCCACCGGCGAGATCCACGTCTTCCACGCCAAGGCGATCATCTTCGCCACCGGCGGCTCGGGCCGCATGTACAAGACCACCTCCAACGCCCACACCCTCACCGGTGACGGCATGGGCATCGTCTTCCGCAAGGGCCTGCCCCTGGAGGACATGGAGTTCCACCAGTTCCACCCGACGGGCCTCGCGGGCCTGGGCATCCTCATCACCGAGGGCGTCCGCGGCGAGGGCGGCATCCTCCGCAACGTCGACGGCGAGCGCTTCATGGAGCGCTACGCCCCCACCATCAAGGACCTCGCGCCGCGCGACATCGTCGCCCGCTCGATGGTGCTCGAGGTGCTCGAGGGCCGCGGCGCCGGCCCGAACAAGGACTACGTGCTCCTGGATGTCACGCACATCCCGGAGGAGACCCTGATGGCCAAGCTGCCGGACATCATGGAGTTCTCGCGCACCTACCTCGGCGTCGACCCCGTCACCGAGCTGGTGCCCGTGTACCCGACGTGCCACTACGTCATGGGCGGCATCCCCACCAACATCCACGGTGAGGTCCTGCGCGACAACGACACCGTCGTCCCCGGCCTGTACGCCGCCGGCGAGTGCGCCTGCGTGTCCGTGCACGGCGCCAACCGCCTCGGCACCAACTCGCTGCTCGACATCAACGTCTTCGGCCGCCGCTCCGGCATCGCCGCCGCCGAGTACGCCAAGACCCACGACTTCGTGCCGCTCCCCGAGAACCCCTCGGAGATGGTCGAGAACTGGGTCGCCGCGATGCTCAGCGACCACGGCAACGAGAACGTCATGGCGATCCGCACCGAGCTGCAGCAGACGATGGACAACAACGCCGCCGTCTTCCGCACCGAGAAGACCCTCTCGCAGGCCCTCGAGGACGTCCGTGCGCTGAAGAAGCGGTACGAGCACGTCACCGTCACCGACAAGGGCACCCGCTTCAACAGCGACCTGCTCGAGGCCATCGAGCTCGGCTTCCTGCTCGAGCTCGCCGAGGTCACCGTCGTCGGCGCCCTCAACCGCAAGGAGACCCGCGGCGGCCACGCCCGCGAGGACTACCCGAACCGCGACGACGAGAACTACATGGTGCACACCATGGCGTACAAGGAGGGCGAGGGCCTGGAGGCCGGGATCCGTCTCGACACCAAGCCCGTCGTGCAGACCCGCTACGAGCCGATGGAGCGTAAGTACTGA
- a CDS encoding succinate dehydrogenase hydrophobic membrane anchor subunit codes for MTTANEPKLAKTLLKQYDRPASLDNPRSPHRPASGNFEKYAWLFMRFSGIALLVLVFGHVFIMLALDSQGVHRISAAFVAQRWASPFWQIWDITMLWLAQLHGGNGLRVIIDDYARKDRTRFWLKTLLVLSMILVVGLGSYALLSFEPASVPTAQ; via the coding sequence ATGACTACCGCGAACGAACCCAAGCTCGCCAAGACGCTGCTCAAGCAGTACGACCGCCCCGCCTCGCTCGACAACCCGCGCTCGCCGCACCGTCCGGCGTCCGGCAACTTCGAGAAGTACGCCTGGCTGTTCATGCGCTTCTCGGGCATCGCCCTCCTCGTGCTCGTCTTCGGGCACGTCTTCATCATGCTCGCGCTGGACAGCCAGGGCGTGCACCGGATCAGCGCCGCCTTCGTCGCGCAGCGCTGGGCCAGCCCCTTCTGGCAGATCTGGGACATCACGATGCTGTGGCTCGCCCAGCTCCACGGCGGCAACGGCCTCCGCGTGATCATCGACGACTACGCCCGCAAGGACCGCACGCGGTTCTGGCTCAAGACCCTGCTCGTGCTGTCGATGATCCTCGTGGTCGGCCTCGGCTCGTACGCGCTCCTCTCGTTCGAACCGGCCTCCGTGCCCACCGCCCAGTAA
- a CDS encoding SGNH/GDSL hydrolase family protein, which translates to MDPSLIRTPIDGTLLRGHLDLEPTARGLLPHRLPAAARRRIPDARLASAQAQPSGVHLTFRTTATVIELETLPTKRAYAGLPPLPDGVYDLVVDGRLVARTTVPGGNVDTIVDMVTQEAELTEGPSGRARFEELSAGEKNVEIWLPHNEITELIALRTNAPVLPQPPRDRLWLHHGSSISHGSNATHPTGTWPAIAAAVGCVDLINLGFGGSALLDPFVARAIRDTPADLISLKLGINIANADVMRLRTFTPAVHGFLDTIRDGHPTTPLLIASPILCPIQEHTPGPVMPVPSADGLRFEATGDPAEVRAGKLTLAVIREELGRIVADRAGEDPHLHLLDGRALYGADDYARLPLPDELHPDGAAHALIGTRFGELAFGPGGAFAP; encoded by the coding sequence GTGGACCCGAGCCTGATCCGTACCCCGATCGACGGGACACTCCTGCGCGGTCACCTCGACCTCGAACCGACGGCGCGCGGTCTCCTGCCGCACCGCCTCCCCGCCGCGGCCCGCCGCCGGATCCCCGACGCGCGGCTCGCTTCCGCGCAGGCGCAGCCCTCGGGGGTGCACCTCACCTTCCGGACCACCGCCACCGTCATCGAGCTCGAGACACTGCCGACCAAACGCGCGTACGCCGGCCTCCCGCCGCTGCCCGACGGTGTCTACGACCTCGTCGTGGACGGCCGCCTCGTCGCCCGGACGACGGTGCCGGGCGGGAACGTCGACACCATCGTCGACATGGTGACGCAGGAGGCCGAGCTCACCGAGGGGCCTTCCGGTAGAGCACGATTCGAGGAGCTGTCCGCGGGCGAGAAGAACGTCGAGATCTGGCTGCCCCACAACGAGATCACCGAACTGATCGCGCTGCGCACGAACGCCCCGGTGCTACCGCAGCCGCCACGCGATCGCCTCTGGCTGCACCACGGCAGCTCGATCAGCCACGGTTCCAACGCCACTCACCCGACCGGGACCTGGCCCGCGATCGCCGCGGCGGTCGGCTGCGTGGACCTGATCAACCTCGGCTTCGGCGGCAGCGCGCTCCTCGATCCGTTCGTCGCCCGCGCGATCCGCGACACCCCGGCCGACCTGATCAGCCTCAAGCTGGGCATCAACATCGCCAACGCCGACGTGATGCGGCTTCGCACCTTCACCCCCGCCGTGCACGGCTTCCTCGACACGATCCGCGACGGGCATCCGACGACGCCCCTGCTGATCGCCTCGCCCATCCTGTGCCCGATCCAGGAGCACACCCCGGGCCCGGTGATGCCGGTCCCGTCGGCCGACGGCCTGCGTTTCGAGGCGACCGGGGACCCCGCCGAGGTCCGCGCGGGGAAGCTGACCCTGGCGGTCATCCGGGAGGAGCTGGGGCGCATCGTCGCGGACCGGGCCGGTGAGGACCCACACCTGCACCTCCTCGACGGCCGCGCCCTCTACGGCGCGGACGACTACGCCCGCCTACCCCTCCCGGACGAACTCCACCCCGACGGGGCCGCCCACGCCCTGATCGGCACCCGGTTCGGCGAGCTCGCCTTCGGCCCGGGCGGCGCTTTCGCGCCGTAG
- a CDS encoding response regulator, whose product MRIVIAEDSVLLAEGLQRIVERAGHEVVGLLGDADALRAVDPATVDLVLTDVRMPPGHGDDGLRAALDLRAGRAGLPVLVLSQYVAAAYARRLLDTGGGVGYLLKERVGRVDDFLRAVDTVASGGVVVDPEVISKMFTPTVLDRLTPREGEVLALMAEGRSNADIAAALVVSDAAVAKHVANIFAKLDLPPEEGNRRVRAILTYLTER is encoded by the coding sequence ATGCGGATCGTGATTGCTGAAGACTCCGTGTTGCTGGCCGAGGGGCTGCAGCGGATCGTCGAACGGGCCGGCCACGAGGTGGTCGGCCTGCTCGGCGACGCGGACGCGCTCCGGGCGGTCGATCCGGCCACCGTCGACCTGGTGCTGACGGACGTGCGGATGCCGCCCGGCCACGGCGACGACGGGCTGCGGGCGGCCCTGGATCTGCGCGCCGGCCGCGCGGGCCTGCCGGTGCTGGTGCTCTCGCAGTACGTCGCTGCGGCGTACGCACGGCGGCTGCTGGACACCGGCGGCGGCGTGGGCTACCTGCTCAAGGAGCGGGTCGGCCGGGTGGACGACTTCCTGCGTGCCGTCGATACCGTCGCGAGCGGGGGAGTGGTGGTCGACCCGGAGGTGATCTCCAAGATGTTCACCCCGACGGTGCTCGATCGACTCACGCCCCGCGAGGGCGAGGTGCTCGCGCTCATGGCGGAGGGGCGCAGCAACGCCGACATCGCTGCGGCGCTGGTGGTCTCGGACGCCGCGGTGGCCAAGCACGTGGCGAACATCTTCGCCAAGCTGGACCTCCCTCCCGAGGAGGGGAACCGCCGCGTCCGCGCCATCCTCACCTATCTCACGGAGCGCTAG
- the sdhC gene encoding succinate dehydrogenase, cytochrome b556 subunit, with protein sequence MSSSTEVAAAEEPRRVSLYKGDPGMLNWVLHRISGVTIFFFLFVHVLDTAVIRIDPEAYDAIIKTYKTPIIGLLEIGLVMAILFHALNGVRVILVDFWSKGVQYQKAMSIAVWTVFLITGAGMAARLLYIMISHA encoded by the coding sequence ATGAGCAGTAGTACCGAGGTGGCGGCCGCCGAGGAGCCGCGCCGCGTCTCCCTCTACAAGGGCGATCCGGGCATGTTGAACTGGGTGCTGCACCGCATCAGCGGCGTCACCATCTTCTTCTTCCTGTTCGTCCACGTCCTCGACACCGCGGTCATCCGCATCGATCCCGAGGCGTACGACGCGATCATCAAGACGTACAAGACGCCGATCATCGGCCTGCTCGAGATCGGCCTCGTCATGGCCATCCTGTTCCACGCCCTCAACGGCGTCCGCGTGATCCTCGTGGATTTCTGGAGCAAGGGCGTGCAGTACCAGAAGGCGATGTCCATCGCGGTCTGGACCGTCTTCCTCATCACCGGCGCGGGCATGGCAGCGCGTCTCCTCTACATCATGATCTCGCACGCCTAG
- a CDS encoding D-2-hydroxyacid dehydrogenase family protein, producing the protein MRIAILDDFQDVSREYGDFSGLDVTVFTEPLTDVAAQLAEFDGVVAMRERTRFPADVLRSLPRLRLLVSTGRRNAAIDLDAASELGITVCHTGYRPAAAAEHTWALILAALRHVPTEDANVRAGRWQSTVGAELEGAVLGLVGLGNLGKRVARVAAAFGMDVIAWSSNLDAERAAEAGVTAVTKQELFARADVVTIHYVLSERSRGIVGAEDIARMKPGALLVNTSRSGVLDTPAAAAAARRGDIRLALDVFDVEPLPADDPIRDLPNSVLTGHVGYVTEQQYRLFYADAAEDVRAYLAGAPVRVMNP; encoded by the coding sequence ATGCGCATCGCGATCCTCGACGACTTCCAGGACGTCTCCCGCGAGTACGGGGACTTCTCCGGGCTCGACGTCACCGTCTTCACCGAGCCGCTCACCGACGTCGCCGCCCAGCTGGCGGAGTTCGACGGGGTGGTCGCGATGCGCGAGCGCACCCGTTTCCCCGCCGACGTGCTGCGTTCGCTGCCGCGACTGCGACTCCTGGTGTCGACGGGACGCCGCAACGCCGCGATCGATCTCGACGCAGCATCGGAACTCGGGATCACTGTGTGCCACACCGGGTACCGGCCCGCGGCTGCGGCCGAGCACACCTGGGCGCTGATCCTGGCGGCGCTGCGCCACGTCCCCACCGAGGACGCGAACGTCCGGGCCGGGCGGTGGCAGAGCACCGTCGGGGCCGAGCTCGAGGGTGCCGTGCTCGGCCTCGTCGGCCTGGGCAACCTGGGGAAGCGCGTGGCCCGCGTCGCCGCGGCGTTCGGCATGGACGTGATCGCCTGGTCGTCGAACCTCGACGCGGAGCGGGCGGCCGAGGCCGGCGTGACCGCGGTGACGAAGCAGGAGCTCTTCGCGCGGGCCGACGTGGTCACCATCCACTACGTGCTCTCCGAGCGCTCGCGCGGCATCGTCGGCGCCGAGGACATCGCCCGGATGAAGCCGGGAGCGCTGCTCGTCAACACGTCGCGGTCGGGCGTGCTCGACACCCCGGCCGCCGCGGCGGCGGCCCGGCGCGGGGACATCCGGCTCGCGCTCGACGTCTTCGACGTCGAACCGCTGCCCGCCGACGACCCGATCCGGGACCTGCCGAACTCTGTCCTCACGGGCCACGTCGGCTACGTCACCGAGCAGCAGTACCGGCTCTTCTACGCCGACGCGGCCGAGGACGTCCGCGCCTACCTCGCGGGCGCCCCCGTCCGCGTCATGAATCCCTAG
- a CDS encoding succinate dehydrogenase iron-sulfur subunit, translating to MTAAVDTPASVQPPVPPGSTMVTIKVYRFNPEDPDAAGWQSYRVPALPSDRFLNLLLYIKGYLDGTLTFRRSCAHGVCGSDAMRINGVNRLACKMLMKDFLQEGKEITVTVEPIRGLPVEKDLVVDMEPFFDAFRAVKPFLMTSGNEPTRERIQSPTDRERFDDTTKCILCACCTTSCPVYWMDGSYFGPAAIVNAHRFIFDSRDEGAAERLEILNGVDGVWRCRTTFNCTDACPRGIQVTKAIQEVKRALLFSR from the coding sequence ATGACCGCCGCAGTTGACACCCCCGCGTCCGTGCAGCCGCCCGTCCCGCCCGGCTCCACGATGGTCACGATCAAGGTCTACCGGTTCAACCCGGAGGATCCGGACGCGGCCGGCTGGCAGAGCTACCGGGTTCCCGCGCTCCCCTCGGACCGCTTCCTGAACCTGCTGCTCTACATCAAGGGCTACCTCGACGGCACCCTGACGTTCCGCCGCTCCTGCGCGCACGGCGTGTGCGGCTCGGACGCCATGCGCATCAACGGCGTCAACCGCCTGGCCTGCAAGATGCTGATGAAGGACTTCCTGCAGGAGGGCAAGGAGATCACCGTCACGGTCGAGCCGATCCGCGGCCTGCCCGTGGAGAAGGACCTCGTCGTCGACATGGAGCCCTTCTTCGACGCCTTCCGCGCCGTGAAGCCCTTCCTGATGACCTCGGGCAACGAGCCGACCCGCGAGCGGATCCAGTCCCCCACGGACCGCGAGCGCTTCGACGACACGACCAAGTGCATCCTCTGCGCCTGCTGCACCACCAGCTGCCCGGTGTACTGGATGGACGGCTCGTACTTCGGCCCCGCGGCCATCGTGAACGCGCACCGCTTCATCTTCGACAGCCGCGACGAGGGTGCCGCCGAGCGGCTCGAGATCCTCAACGGCGTCGACGGCGTGTGGCGCTGCCGCACCACCTTCAACTGCACCGACGCGTGCCCCCGCGGCATCCAGGTGACGAAGGCCATCCAGGAGGTCAAGCGCGCCCTCCTGTTCAGCCGCTAG
- a CDS encoding toxin-antitoxin system HicB family antitoxin — protein MDITPFVSDLQRQLIAAAERDFTDAGDNGVDDARASAERLASGLDATTRLVLLDALSAATGEITRDLVPGSVDLRLRGRDVEFVVSAPRAEAEEDSASAPGVDFDDTSTSRTTLRLPDALKSQVDEAAAAEGVSVNTWLVRAVAAALAPRKRRTAQRALRTGDDFAGWAR, from the coding sequence ATGGACATCACGCCCTTCGTCAGCGACCTCCAGCGCCAGCTCATCGCCGCCGCCGAACGCGACTTCACCGACGCCGGCGACAACGGCGTCGACGACGCCCGCGCCTCGGCGGAACGTCTCGCGTCCGGGCTCGACGCGACCACCCGCCTCGTCCTCCTCGACGCCCTGTCCGCCGCGACCGGCGAGATCACGCGTGATCTGGTGCCGGGATCCGTCGACCTGCGGCTGCGCGGCCGCGACGTCGAGTTCGTCGTCTCCGCGCCGCGCGCGGAGGCGGAGGAGGACTCCGCGTCCGCTCCCGGCGTCGACTTCGACGACACCAGCACCTCGCGCACCACGCTCCGCCTGCCCGACGCACTCAAGTCCCAGGTCGACGAGGCAGCGGCCGCGGAGGGCGTCTCCGTGAACACCTGGCTCGTACGGGCCGTCGCCGCCGCACTCGCCCCGCGCAAGCGACGAACCGCGCAGCGGGCACTCCGCACCGGTGACGACTTCGCCGGCTGGGCCCGCTGA
- a CDS encoding thymidine phosphorylase produces the protein MTEVFDAVSVIAAKRDGKALTDGQIDWVIDRFTTGEVADYQMSALAMAIFLNGMDRREIARWTAAMIASGERMDFSGLRRDSRPLATTDKHSTGGVGDKITLPLTPLVASYGVAVPQLSGRGLGHTGGTLDKLEAIPGWRADLTNEQMFDQLEKVGGVICAAGSGLAPADKKLYALRDVTSTVEAIPLIASSIMSKKIAEGTASLVLDVKVGKGAFMKTEAQARELAETMVALGHDSGVNTVALLTDMSTPLGRTAGNGLEVAESLEVLAGGGPSDVVELTLALAREMLVLAGVDADPAEHLANGKAMDSWKAMIAAQGGDPEAPLPVAQHTRTVAAPASGVLTELDAMGVGIAAWRLGAGRERQGEPVQAGAGVTWHATVGDTVTAGEPLFTLHTDTPEKFDGAVAALDGAAVIGGSASPRGSLVLDRVTV, from the coding sequence ATGACCGAAGTGTTCGACGCCGTCTCCGTCATCGCCGCCAAGCGCGACGGAAAGGCGCTCACCGACGGCCAGATCGACTGGGTGATCGACAGGTTCACCACCGGCGAGGTCGCCGACTACCAGATGTCCGCGCTGGCGATGGCGATCTTCCTCAACGGGATGGACCGCCGGGAGATCGCGCGCTGGACCGCGGCCATGATCGCCAGCGGCGAGCGCATGGACTTCTCGGGGCTGCGCCGCGACAGCCGCCCCCTCGCGACGACCGACAAGCACTCCACCGGCGGCGTCGGCGACAAGATCACCCTGCCGCTGACCCCGCTCGTCGCGTCGTACGGCGTGGCCGTGCCGCAGCTCTCGGGCCGCGGCCTCGGCCACACGGGCGGCACCCTCGACAAGCTGGAGGCGATCCCCGGCTGGCGTGCCGACCTGACCAACGAGCAGATGTTCGACCAGCTCGAGAAGGTCGGCGGCGTCATCTGCGCCGCCGGCTCCGGCCTCGCCCCGGCCGATAAGAAGCTCTACGCCCTGCGCGACGTCACGAGCACCGTCGAGGCCATCCCGCTCATCGCCAGCTCGATCATGAGCAAGAAGATCGCGGAGGGCACGGCCTCGCTGGTGCTCGACGTCAAGGTCGGCAAGGGCGCGTTCATGAAGACCGAGGCGCAGGCGCGCGAGCTCGCCGAGACCATGGTCGCGCTGGGGCACGACTCGGGCGTGAACACCGTCGCGCTGCTCACGGACATGTCCACCCCGCTCGGTCGCACCGCGGGCAACGGCCTCGAGGTCGCCGAGTCGCTCGAGGTCCTGGCCGGCGGCGGACCGTCGGACGTGGTGGAACTGACGCTCGCCCTCGCGCGGGAGATGCTCGTCCTCGCGGGCGTCGACGCCGACCCCGCGGAGCACCTCGCCAACGGGAAGGCGATGGACAGCTGGAAGGCGATGATCGCGGCGCAGGGCGGCGACCCCGAGGCGCCGCTGCCCGTCGCGCAGCACACCCGCACCGTCGCCGCGCCCGCCTCCGGCGTCCTCACCGAGCTCGACGCCATGGGCGTCGGCATCGCCGCCTGGCGCCTCGGCGCGGGCCGCGAGCGGCAGGGAGAGCCCGTGCAGGCCGGCGCCGGCGTCACCTGGCACGCGACCGTCGGCGATACCGTCACCGCAGGGGAGCCGCTGTTCACGCTGCACACCGACACCCCGGAGAAGTTCGACGGTGCCGTCGCCGCACTCGATGGGGCGGCCGTGATCGGCGGCTCTGCGTCGCCGCGCGGCTCGCTGGTCCTGGACCGGGTGACCGTCTAG
- a CDS encoding sensor histidine kinase: MIDYMTPSPVQREPVRGALAAPLREPMRFLTTSAPWRGLAYFAGSMIVGWVLFFLYVVVVLLPFAPAWSFVLAKLERLRVTWLGDPAIGDPHPPVTGNLSARAGARLGERATWREVAYSLLLAVLTPIVFLGAVIGWTIGGGLLFGPLLSDEVNVMGTAVDGVVSRAVWGAIGAVICAAGLYITYAVAVAQAATARLLLGPTEEELQRRVSTLEASRGVLVHSFEGERRRIERNLHDGPQQDLASLSLQLGELQQNLPETADESLRGQVSEAQARLERAMAGLRDTVRGVHPQVLDDAGVEAACAELGGAIRVDVSAGEGWTPGRRLPAEIEQAMYYTASEAVTNAIKHGGASTVRITFAAGALGVSMTVMDDGTGGADPAGGTGLAGLIERAESIGATLTVLSPPGGPTTLYWAKAVS; the protein is encoded by the coding sequence ATGATCGATTACATGACCCCGTCCCCGGTGCAGCGCGAGCCCGTCCGCGGCGCTCTCGCCGCGCCGCTGCGCGAGCCGATGCGCTTCCTCACCACCTCCGCGCCGTGGCGCGGCCTGGCCTACTTCGCCGGATCGATGATCGTCGGGTGGGTGCTCTTCTTCCTCTACGTCGTGGTCGTGCTGCTGCCCTTCGCGCCGGCATGGTCGTTCGTGCTGGCGAAGCTGGAGCGCCTGCGGGTCACCTGGCTCGGGGATCCGGCCATCGGCGATCCGCATCCGCCCGTCACCGGGAACCTGTCCGCCCGCGCGGGAGCGCGGCTCGGTGAGCGGGCCACGTGGCGCGAGGTCGCGTACTCGTTGCTGCTCGCGGTGCTCACCCCGATCGTGTTCCTGGGTGCGGTGATCGGCTGGACCATCGGCGGCGGGCTCCTGTTCGGCCCGCTCCTCTCCGACGAGGTCAACGTCATGGGCACGGCGGTCGACGGTGTCGTGAGCCGCGCGGTCTGGGGCGCCATCGGCGCGGTGATCTGCGCCGCGGGCCTGTACATCACCTACGCCGTCGCGGTGGCGCAGGCCGCCACCGCGCGGCTGCTCCTCGGGCCCACCGAGGAGGAATTGCAACGCCGCGTCTCCACGCTCGAGGCCTCCCGCGGCGTACTGGTGCACTCCTTCGAGGGCGAGCGGCGCCGGATCGAGCGCAACCTGCACGACGGCCCGCAGCAGGATCTCGCGAGCCTGTCGCTGCAGCTGGGAGAGCTGCAGCAGAACCTGCCGGAGACCGCCGACGAGTCCCTGCGGGGCCAGGTGTCCGAGGCGCAGGCCCGGCTCGAGCGGGCGATGGCGGGACTGCGGGACACCGTCCGCGGCGTGCACCCGCAGGTGCTCGACGATGCCGGGGTCGAGGCGGCGTGCGCCGAGCTCGGCGGCGCGATCCGGGTCGACGTGAGCGCGGGCGAGGGCTGGACGCCCGGTCGGCGCCTGCCCGCCGAGATCGAGCAGGCGATGTACTACACCGCCAGTGAGGCCGTGACCAATGCGATCAAGCACGGCGGCGCGAGCACGGTGCGGATCACCTTCGCCGCGGGCGCGCTCGGAGTGTCGATGACCGTCATGGACGACGGCACCGGCGGCGCCGACCCCGCAGGCGGTACCGGGCTGGCGGGGCTGATCGAGCGGGCCGAGTCGATCGGGGCGACGCTGACCGTGCTGAGCCCGCCCGGCGGCCCCACCACCCTCTACTGGGCGAAGGCGGTGTCGTAA